In the genome of Halalkalicoccus subterraneus, one region contains:
- a CDS encoding LLM class flavin-dependent oxidoreductase has protein sequence MKFGVYVNPQTAEHETGPELREGILRIARTAEEAGFDQVMAGQHYLSDFTQLQLLPFLGRLTGEVGDMEIATGIVLLPFYHPVEIAEQVATIDALHDGPTAFGVGAGYRDAEFEAFGIAKSERVPRLIEGLQLTRRLLTEERVTHDGEFYSVTEATIPIQPENSIPVWLAANADRAVERSARIADAWLVNPHATVGEIKEQKARCYDPIREDRGENTKLPVIREAFVAPTHEEAVEIAREHLEEKYQRYVSWGQDEAMEDTEDLHRPFEELAEDRFVLGTPAEVCAELERYEEELDASHVVVRSHWPGLPYERACESLELMGEEVLPNV, from the coding sequence ATGAAATTCGGCGTGTACGTCAACCCACAGACGGCCGAGCACGAGACGGGTCCGGAGCTTCGGGAGGGAATACTCCGGATCGCGCGGACCGCAGAGGAGGCCGGTTTCGATCAGGTGATGGCGGGCCAGCACTACCTCTCGGATTTCACGCAGTTACAGCTCCTGCCCTTTCTCGGTCGGCTCACCGGCGAAGTCGGAGACATGGAGATCGCAACCGGGATCGTCCTCCTGCCGTTCTATCACCCCGTCGAGATCGCAGAGCAGGTGGCGACGATCGACGCGCTCCACGACGGTCCGACGGCCTTCGGCGTCGGTGCAGGCTACCGCGACGCCGAGTTCGAGGCCTTCGGGATCGCGAAATCCGAACGCGTTCCCCGCCTAATCGAGGGGCTACAGCTCACTCGGCGACTGCTGACCGAGGAACGTGTCACCCACGATGGCGAGTTCTACTCGGTCACCGAGGCCACGATTCCGATTCAGCCCGAGAATTCCATCCCTGTCTGGCTGGCGGCGAACGCCGATCGGGCCGTCGAGCGGTCCGCCCGCATCGCGGACGCGTGGCTGGTCAACCCCCACGCGACCGTCGGGGAGATCAAAGAGCAGAAGGCGCGGTGTTACGATCCGATTCGCGAGGATCGCGGGGAGAACACGAAGCTACCGGTGATCCGCGAGGCGTTCGTCGCGCCGACCCACGAGGAGGCCGTCGAAATCGCCCGCGAGCATCTCGAGGAGAAGTACCAGCGCTACGTCTCGTGGGGACAGGACGAGGCGATGGAGGACACCGAAGACCTCCACCGCCCGTTCGAGGAGCTCGCCGAGGACCGGTTCGTGCTGGGAACTCCCGCAGAAGTCTGTGCGGAGCTCGAACGCTACGAGGAGGAGCTCGATGCGAGCCATGTCGTCGTGCGCTCACACTGGCCCGGCCTCCCGTACGAGCGGGCCTGCGAGTCGCTCGAACTGATGGGAGAGGAGGTGCTTCCGAACGTTTAG
- a CDS encoding MFS transporter produces MNALSYPTKRRWLAWGALATVFLLVNVHRLSTAVLSERLTTDFAVSAARLGTLHASFFLVYAVVQIPTGVLADRVGPRHVGSGGAVLLSLGAIGFALAGSYPVALLARALIGLGGGVIFVSTLRFCANWFRREEFGTMTGLTAGVAGLGAILATTPLAVAAERLGWRRTFLGLAAVGFLAAVAVYALARSSPGAAGLEPIEDVPEQPVVSLSRTKSHLWTLAGDLDQWLLSTVFFAGMGTILTLIGLWGVPYLVVVYGLDVTTASYYTLLGSVGMLIGPPAIGWISDRIERRLPPMCVGLALFALALGIVPVTGRPPLPVVAGIYFCCGFLVGSAVLALSAVKERYPPEASGVATATVNTAGFVGATVFPTAMGVALDAYRTGDAVGGTVVYTEFGYRVAFAIIAGAVAIAFCCSLWLFVRER; encoded by the coding sequence GTGAACGCGCTTTCCTACCCCACGAAGCGGCGATGGCTCGCGTGGGGAGCGCTGGCGACCGTCTTCCTGCTGGTCAACGTTCACCGGCTCTCGACGGCGGTCCTTTCCGAGCGGCTGACGACTGATTTCGCCGTCTCGGCCGCCCGGTTGGGGACGCTTCACGCCTCGTTTTTCCTCGTGTACGCCGTCGTCCAGATTCCGACGGGCGTGCTCGCCGACCGGGTCGGGCCTCGCCACGTCGGCTCGGGCGGGGCCGTTCTCCTGAGTCTCGGCGCGATCGGGTTCGCGCTCGCCGGGAGCTACCCTGTCGCGCTCCTCGCCCGAGCATTGATCGGGCTCGGGGGCGGCGTCATCTTCGTCTCGACCCTCCGGTTCTGTGCGAACTGGTTCCGCCGTGAGGAGTTCGGAACGATGACGGGCCTGACCGCAGGTGTCGCCGGCCTCGGGGCGATCCTCGCGACGACGCCGCTCGCGGTCGCCGCCGAGCGCTTGGGCTGGCGGAGGACGTTCCTCGGGCTTGCGGCCGTCGGCTTTCTCGCCGCGGTCGCGGTGTATGCTCTCGCGCGGAGCTCGCCCGGCGCCGCCGGGCTCGAACCGATCGAGGACGTCCCCGAACAGCCCGTGGTCTCGCTTTCGCGGACGAAATCTCACTTGTGGACGCTCGCAGGCGACCTCGACCAGTGGCTGCTCTCGACCGTCTTCTTCGCGGGTATGGGGACGATCCTGACGCTGATCGGGCTATGGGGTGTGCCGTATCTCGTGGTCGTCTACGGCCTCGACGTGACGACCGCATCGTACTACACCCTGCTCGGATCCGTCGGGATGCTGATCGGCCCACCTGCAATCGGCTGGATTTCGGACAGGATCGAACGGCGACTCCCACCCATGTGTGTCGGTCTCGCGCTATTCGCGCTCGCCCTCGGGATCGTGCCCGTCACGGGCAGGCCTCCGCTTCCGGTCGTCGCCGGGATCTACTTCTGCTGTGGCTTTCTGGTCGGGTCCGCAGTGCTCGCTCTGTCGGCCGTCAAGGAGCGCTACCCGCCCGAGGCCAGCGGCGTGGCCACCGCGACGGTCAACACCGCCGGGTTCGTCGGCGCGACGGTCTTTCCGACGGCGATGGGGGTCGCCCTTGATGCTTACCGCACCGGCGACGCCGTCGGTGGGACGGTCGTCTACACCGAGTTCGGCTACCGGGTCGCCTTCGCCATCATCGCCGGGGCGGTCGCGATCGCCTTTTGCTGCTCGCTGTGGCTGTTCGTCCGCGAGCGATAG
- a CDS encoding creatininase family protein, producing the protein MELAAQTWPDLGSYFETESLALVPLGSTEQHGPHLPEGTDHIIAESLARTAATRSGFLCTPTINIGVSPHHRQFHGTMWVDAPVFRDYVENLVSNLTYHGIDRVVFVNAHGGNVAHLREVGRRLHDREEAYAIEWMWDESIPTLVSDLFEQNGPHGGPKETAMIQHLAGELVREDRLEEAYEGGARFPTDGSHQNGARVFYDCIDNSENGVFGDQRDATAEKGQRLFEAATEQLVELCQWLNEQPFEDLVEKPHV; encoded by the coding sequence ATGGAACTCGCCGCCCAGACGTGGCCCGACCTCGGGAGCTACTTCGAGACGGAATCGCTCGCACTCGTCCCTCTCGGCTCGACCGAACAGCACGGCCCGCATCTCCCCGAAGGAACCGACCACATTATCGCCGAGTCGCTCGCCCGGACCGCAGCCACCCGATCGGGCTTTCTCTGTACGCCGACGATCAACATCGGCGTGAGCCCGCATCACCGCCAGTTCCACGGGACGATGTGGGTCGATGCGCCCGTCTTTCGCGATTACGTGGAAAACCTCGTTTCGAACCTCACTTATCACGGGATCGACCGGGTCGTCTTCGTCAACGCCCACGGCGGTAACGTCGCCCACCTTCGGGAGGTCGGACGGCGGCTTCACGACCGCGAGGAAGCCTATGCGATCGAGTGGATGTGGGACGAGAGCATTCCGACCCTCGTCTCCGACCTCTTCGAACAGAACGGCCCCCACGGCGGTCCCAAGGAGACGGCGATGATTCAGCACCTCGCCGGCGAGCTGGTCCGTGAGGACCGTCTGGAGGAGGCCTACGAGGGCGGAGCCCGGTTCCCGACCGATGGCTCCCATCAGAACGGCGCACGGGTCTTCTACGACTGCATCGATAACTCCGAGAACGGGGTGTTTGGCGACCAGCGCGACGCGACCGCCGAGAAGGGCCAACGCCTGTTCGAGGCCGCCACCGAACAGCTCGTAGAGCTCTGTCAGTGGCTCAACGAGCAGCCCTTCGAGGATCTCGTCGAAAAACCGCACGTCTGA
- a CDS encoding acetate--CoA ligase family protein has protein sequence MNTEHMAALLAPDSIAVVGASPDSWYASNLIENLDAYGYDGDTYYVNPGRDEAWGQPCHDSITDVPATVDLVVVSVPREYVLGVVEDAGEMGVPSALVITAGFGEADDEGAALEGRLSDLAEEYEMAICGPNTIGLANTHDETVITSTCSRKPGKGSIGLVSQSGALAFTTFYERAADEDIDFAYVVATGNEAALSMADYVDFLADSERCEAICAYIEGIDDPRRFVDVATEAVRDGTPVLATKVGRSAVAEQASLSHTGSVSGDAAAWDAAFERAGIERVPDIPDLLGRSRVHTAFDAPESENVCLASTSGGLASLLADMAAERDLSLPPLEGETEQALLDMEDLLTFGEMHNPADIRGYGADVLPEIAEVLLADDAFDAYVFAVGLPAVGERAEGIADAMLEVREMADDPVLFLWTGRKESDGSEPPLPYERVRRETPLYYDPGRCLDALSSLVRFGERTDREPTRSLTEVPTIETPSLPVESVLTWEEGERLLAAGGVDPAETRLATSPERATEHAAALGGPVVLKVDSRDLPHRTDAGAVAVGVDPEDAAEQYERVVENAREYLPDAADIEGVLVQEQTDLDSSTEVLVGISTDESFGPILTIAPGGELVELFGPDAGVTLLPPVEPAEVRQAIADTPLGDLLSGYRGRSPGDIDALTELVARVGDLAVGAREPRIDELDLNPVLVHPEEAGVSIVDILARTGP, from the coding sequence ATGAACACCGAGCACATGGCAGCGCTGCTCGCACCCGATTCGATCGCGGTCGTCGGCGCGAGCCCCGACTCGTGGTACGCCTCGAACCTGATCGAGAACCTCGACGCGTACGGCTACGACGGCGACACCTACTACGTGAACCCGGGCCGCGACGAGGCGTGGGGTCAGCCGTGTCACGATTCGATCACCGACGTGCCGGCGACGGTCGATCTCGTCGTCGTGAGCGTCCCCCGCGAGTACGTCCTCGGGGTCGTCGAGGACGCCGGCGAGATGGGTGTCCCGAGCGCGCTGGTCATCACCGCGGGGTTCGGCGAGGCCGACGACGAGGGTGCGGCTCTCGAAGGGCGGTTGAGTGATCTGGCCGAGGAGTACGAGATGGCGATCTGCGGGCCCAACACCATCGGGCTGGCGAACACTCACGACGAGACGGTGATCACCTCGACCTGTTCGCGCAAACCCGGCAAAGGCTCGATCGGACTGGTGAGTCAGTCGGGCGCGCTCGCCTTCACCACGTTCTACGAGCGGGCCGCCGACGAGGACATCGACTTCGCCTACGTCGTCGCCACCGGCAACGAAGCCGCCCTCTCGATGGCCGACTACGTCGATTTCCTGGCCGATTCCGAGCGTTGCGAGGCGATCTGTGCGTACATCGAGGGGATCGACGATCCCCGGCGGTTCGTCGACGTCGCGACTGAGGCGGTGCGGGACGGAACCCCGGTCCTCGCGACGAAGGTCGGGCGCTCGGCCGTCGCCGAGCAGGCCTCGCTCTCGCATACGGGCTCGGTGTCGGGCGACGCCGCCGCGTGGGACGCCGCCTTCGAGCGTGCGGGGATCGAGCGCGTCCCCGACATCCCCGACCTGCTCGGCAGATCCCGGGTCCACACCGCCTTCGACGCCCCGGAGAGCGAGAACGTCTGTCTCGCCTCGACCAGCGGCGGCCTTGCGAGCCTGCTTGCCGATATGGCCGCCGAACGCGACCTCTCGTTGCCCCCATTGGAGGGCGAAACCGAGCAAGCGCTGTTGGACATGGAGGACCTGCTGACCTTCGGCGAGATGCACAATCCCGCCGACATCAGAGGGTATGGCGCGGACGTTCTTCCCGAGATCGCAGAAGTACTGCTCGCCGACGACGCGTTCGACGCCTACGTGTTCGCGGTCGGACTTCCGGCGGTCGGCGAGCGCGCCGAGGGGATCGCCGACGCGATGCTCGAAGTGCGAGAGATGGCCGACGATCCTGTTCTCTTCCTCTGGACCGGGCGGAAGGAAAGCGATGGAAGCGAGCCGCCGCTGCCCTACGAGCGGGTGCGCCGGGAGACGCCGCTGTACTACGACCCCGGCCGATGTCTCGACGCGCTTTCCTCGCTGGTCCGGTTCGGCGAGCGAACCGACCGGGAACCCACGCGGTCGCTGACCGAGGTCCCAACGATCGAGACGCCGTCGCTTCCGGTCGAGAGCGTCTTGACGTGGGAGGAGGGGGAACGACTGCTGGCGGCAGGAGGCGTCGACCCCGCAGAGACTCGGCTCGCGACGAGCCCCGAACGGGCGACCGAGCACGCGGCGGCGTTGGGCGGGCCGGTCGTCCTGAAGGTCGACTCCCGAGACCTCCCCCACCGCACCGACGCGGGCGCGGTCGCCGTCGGCGTCGATCCCGAGGACGCGGCCGAGCAGTACGAGCGGGTCGTAGAGAACGCCCGGGAGTACCTGCCCGACGCAGCCGACATCGAAGGTGTTCTGGTTCAGGAGCAGACCGACCTCGACTCGTCCACGGAGGTTCTGGTGGGTATCTCGACCGACGAGAGCTTCGGTCCGATTCTCACCATTGCACCGGGCGGCGAACTGGTCGAACTGTTCGGTCCCGACGCGGGCGTGACGCTGCTCCCGCCGGTCGAGCCCGCTGAGGTCCGCCAGGCAATCGCTGATACCCCGCTCGGTGATCTTCTGAGCGGCTATCGCGGCCGCTCGCCGGGCGATATCGACGCGCTCACGGAGCTCGTCGCCCGGGTCGGCGACCTCGCGGTCGGCGCGCGTGAGCCGCGGATCGACGAACTCGACCTGAACCCCGTGCTCGTTCACCCCGAGGAAGCAGGCGTCTCGATCGTCGATATCCTCGCTCGGACCGGACCCTAA
- a CDS encoding DUF1328 family protein, whose protein sequence is MVQLSTMMDVLAPMQFSGEFLQYAIVFFVLAIIAAAVGARGVAGISMEIARIFIIIFIILAIVSLLL, encoded by the coding sequence ATGGTTCAACTCAGTACTATGATGGACGTCCTCGCGCCGATGCAGTTCTCGGGCGAGTTCCTCCAGTACGCGATCGTTTTCTTCGTCCTCGCGATCATCGCTGCCGCCGTTGGCGCACGCGGCGTCGCGGGGATCTCGATGGAGATCGCGCGTATCTTCATCATCATCTTCATCATCCTCGCGATTGTCTCGTTGTTGCTCTGA
- a CDS encoding pyroglutamyl-peptidase I family protein, which produces MTVLLTGYEPFAEHETNPSERLATHFNGETVDGEDVVGRVLPVEFARVENELLDAIDEVRPDRVLSAGLAAGRSAISVERVAINVADAGATSDNAGSTPHDERIVPEGPDAYFANVPVVDCVETLLEAGIPARVSNTAGTHCCNRALYTVRHHTNLPAGFVHLPYTPAEAARNGTTGSATSGGSVPASMSFDDQRRAMESLIPCCRDGAPARSE; this is translated from the coding sequence ATGACGGTGCTTCTGACCGGTTACGAACCCTTCGCCGAGCACGAAACCAACCCTAGCGAGCGCCTCGCAACCCACTTCAACGGGGAGACGGTCGACGGAGAAGACGTGGTCGGACGCGTCCTGCCCGTCGAGTTCGCGCGTGTCGAGAACGAACTCCTCGATGCGATCGACGAGGTGCGTCCCGATAGAGTGCTTTCGGCGGGGCTCGCCGCCGGTCGGAGCGCGATCAGTGTCGAACGCGTCGCGATCAACGTCGCCGACGCCGGCGCGACCTCCGACAACGCAGGATCGACGCCACACGACGAGCGGATCGTCCCCGAGGGACCCGACGCGTACTTCGCGAACGTCCCGGTCGTCGACTGTGTCGAGACCCTCCTCGAAGCGGGGATCCCCGCCCGGGTATCGAACACCGCCGGAACGCACTGTTGTAATCGCGCGCTCTACACCGTCCGCCACCACACCAACCTCCCGGCGGGGTTCGTCCACCTTCCATACACACCCGCGGAGGCGGCGAGGAACGGGACGACTGGTTCCGCCACGAGCGGCGGGTCGGTACCGGCAAGTATGTCGTTTGACGATCAGAGACGGGCGATGGAGTCGCTTATCCCGTGCTGTCGAGACGGTGCACCTGCTCGCTCGGAATGA
- a CDS encoding redoxin domain-containing protein, with product MIEEGEPAPDFTVPIARGEAYNDVGEFSLSEHVGEGPVVLAFFPAAFTSGCTEEMCTFRDSLSAFEAVDASVYGLSTDLPFAQNEFIRQEGLTFPLLSDFEHEAIRAYGVVREDFYDVLFVAERSVFVLDERGTVVYRWVESESDTDFEALVGKVREVAETLSER from the coding sequence ATGATCGAGGAAGGCGAGCCGGCGCCCGATTTCACGGTCCCGATCGCCCGCGGCGAGGCGTACAACGACGTCGGGGAGTTCTCCCTCTCGGAACACGTGGGCGAAGGCCCGGTCGTCCTCGCCTTCTTCCCCGCGGCGTTCACCAGCGGCTGTACCGAGGAGATGTGCACCTTCCGCGATTCGCTGAGCGCCTTCGAGGCGGTGGATGCAAGCGTTTACGGGCTCAGCACCGACCTTCCATTCGCCCAGAACGAATTCATCCGACAGGAGGGACTTACCTTCCCCTTACTGAGCGACTTCGAGCACGAGGCGATCCGCGCGTACGGCGTCGTCCGTGAGGACTTCTACGACGTGCTGTTCGTCGCCGAGCGTTCGGTGTTCGTCCTCGACGAGCGGGGAACGGTCGTCTACCGGTGGGTCGAGTCGGAATCGGATACGGATTTCGAGGCGCTCGTCGGGAAGGTCCGTGAGGTCGCCGAAACGCTTTCCGAGCGATAG
- the pdhA gene encoding pyruvate dehydrogenase (acetyl-transferring) E1 component subunit alpha translates to MGGSLFDRNPGDRIEVLAPDGSVLAPALVPDLSDEQWAAMYRDMRFCRRFDERMISLQRQGRMGTYSSLAGQEGSQIGSTYALADDDMIAYQYREHGALVARGMPWEYLLYWMGHEAGNARLADIEVFPLNITIGDHIPHAVGYAWAAKLNGDEHVTVAHFGDGATSEGDFHEALNFAGVFDTPNVFFCNNNQWAISVPRKRQTASETLAGKASAYGFEGVQVDGMDPLAVYAVTRAAREKALDPDDGQRRSTLIEAIQYRYGAHTTADDPSNYRDDEEVEEWKERDPIDRFEAYLRDEGVLDDERIEEVEEGIEESITELVDRAEGYEADPKSMFEHAFAEPTPRLAEQREYLQHLREEYGDEALLADE, encoded by the coding sequence ATGGGAGGATCCCTCTTCGACCGGAATCCGGGCGACCGGATCGAGGTGCTCGCGCCGGATGGAAGCGTGCTCGCGCCCGCGCTCGTTCCGGATCTGAGCGACGAGCAGTGGGCGGCGATGTACCGGGACATGCGCTTCTGTCGGCGGTTCGACGAGCGCATGATCAGCCTCCAGCGCCAGGGACGGATGGGGACGTACTCCTCGCTCGCGGGCCAGGAGGGGTCCCAGATCGGCAGCACTTACGCGCTGGCCGACGACGACATGATCGCCTATCAGTACCGCGAACACGGCGCGCTCGTTGCCCGCGGGATGCCCTGGGAGTACCTGCTCTACTGGATGGGCCACGAGGCGGGCAACGCCCGTCTCGCAGACATCGAGGTGTTCCCACTCAACATCACCATCGGCGACCACATTCCCCATGCGGTGGGCTACGCGTGGGCCGCGAAGCTCAACGGCGACGAGCACGTGACCGTCGCGCACTTCGGGGACGGGGCAACCAGCGAGGGCGACTTCCACGAGGCGCTCAACTTCGCGGGCGTCTTCGACACGCCAAACGTCTTCTTCTGTAACAACAACCAGTGGGCGATTTCCGTGCCCCGCAAGCGCCAGACCGCAAGCGAGACGCTCGCGGGGAAAGCCAGCGCCTACGGTTTCGAGGGCGTCCAAGTCGACGGCATGGATCCACTCGCGGTCTACGCCGTGACCCGGGCCGCCCGCGAGAAGGCACTCGATCCCGACGACGGACAACGCCGCTCGACGCTGATCGAGGCGATTCAGTACCGCTACGGGGCGCATACGACGGCCGACGATCCATCGAACTATCGCGACGACGAGGAGGTCGAGGAGTGGAAGGAGCGGGACCCCATCGACCGGTTCGAGGCGTATCTCCGTGACGAGGGGGTTCTCGACGACGAACGGATCGAAGAAGTGGAAGAGGGGATCGAGGAGTCGATTACGGAGCTCGTCGACCGGGCTGAGGGGTACGAGGCCGATCCGAAGTCGATGTTCGAACACGCGTTCGCGGAGCCGACCCCGCGGCTTGCAGAACAACGGGAGTACCTCCAACACTTACGCGAGGAGTACGGCGACGAGGCGTTGCTGGCCGACGAGTAG
- a CDS encoding OsmC family protein yields the protein MGENTLQEEQAPLKEQYEKDPDAARITLSASGEEQSDVRSCDVDIGRAVYEAELHEGAAGPGTGACSGDLLLGALAACAQLTAQAVADAFGLDAAIGTEVSGDLDLRGTMGIDEDVPVGFEEIRLDIVVDGDVEADTAAALQRSTEKYCVVYQTLANTPNLETNWTFDG from the coding sequence ATGGGAGAGAATACCTTGCAAGAGGAGCAGGCACCGCTGAAAGAGCAGTACGAGAAGGATCCCGATGCGGCGCGAATCACGCTGTCGGCCAGTGGCGAGGAGCAGTCGGACGTCCGGTCGTGTGACGTCGATATCGGACGGGCCGTCTACGAGGCCGAACTCCACGAAGGGGCGGCAGGGCCGGGAACCGGCGCGTGTTCGGGCGACCTGTTGCTGGGGGCGCTCGCGGCGTGTGCCCAGCTCACCGCCCAGGCGGTCGCCGACGCGTTCGGGCTCGACGCGGCGATCGGGACCGAGGTGAGCGGAGATCTCGACCTGCGCGGGACCATGGGAATCGACGAGGACGTCCCGGTCGGCTTCGAGGAGATCCGCCTCGATATCGTCGTCGACGGCGACGTCGAGGCCGACACCGCAGCGGCGCTCCAGCGGTCCACCGAGAAGTACTGCGTGGTGTACCAGACCCTCGCGAACACGCCAAACCTGGAGACGAACTGGACGTTCGACGGGTAA
- a CDS encoding class I SAM-dependent methyltransferase, with protein MNTNEVHRQWAERSGEYSPDYYAYYGPDGTSDRIRRALDSLSDPEPSVLELGCSSGRHLAHLYEHGYRDLSGIEINDEALDVMAENYPDLAAEGTFHVDAIESVLPEFEDGSFDVVFSVETLQHIHTDNEWVFADIARVADDLLVTVENEGNDEESVNYVKDEFPLYYRDWRAVFGALGFDHVDSESLDRDTFRTFRPADASSEPSI; from the coding sequence GTGAACACGAACGAGGTCCACCGCCAATGGGCGGAGCGATCGGGGGAGTACTCCCCGGACTACTACGCCTACTACGGCCCCGACGGGACGAGCGACCGCATCCGACGGGCGCTCGATTCGCTTTCGGATCCGGAGCCGTCGGTGCTTGAACTGGGCTGTAGTTCTGGTCGTCATCTCGCCCACCTCTATGAGCACGGCTACCGGGACCTCTCGGGGATCGAGATCAACGACGAGGCTCTCGACGTGATGGCCGAGAACTACCCCGATCTGGCCGCCGAGGGCACCTTCCATGTCGACGCGATCGAGTCGGTTCTTCCAGAGTTTGAGGACGGCAGCTTCGACGTCGTCTTCTCGGTCGAGACGCTCCAGCATATCCACACCGACAACGAGTGGGTCTTCGCCGACATCGCAAGAGTCGCGGACGACCTCCTCGTGACGGTCGAAAACGAGGGCAACGACGAGGAGTCGGTCAACTACGTCAAAGACGAGTTCCCGCTGTACTACCGCGACTGGCGGGCTGTTTTCGGCGCTCTAGGGTTCGATCACGTCGATTCCGAATCGCTCGATCGGGACACGTTCCGCACGTTCCGCCCGGCGGACGCCTCGTCCGAGCCGTCGATCTGA
- a CDS encoding O-antigen ligase family protein, whose protein sequence is MDRLTDLLFAATFLLAVLASTTEQFRSVHLVLMYLFLVAIAFNQYDARRHGGISPLFSLQVALTFALGTVLLVLVVGGLGFRRIELLAVLFLLFVFTLVRDDLGRFLPVAAPYLGVAVVVTGIFFSHAQEFGSATGLGLFPVFAGILLAFNCFVLPRYVSADAVYWTVAGVAAGATLLALPAIVYGDFSLWIFEIRTWSATVSFGGFGEVPVLRSVFANPNTFGLLAFAGVFASAVAFHRTISRSDYPLLAAAPLGWLAITAAGLYLSNSRASMLAAAVAVVVYALVATDRRLLPIAVVGIAVSVPVFLVLIYHSVLPIDPANRFTLWQAGIEATRYDSGLFGQGIIGTGTAIEPYTDVGGSVHNSYLSIFIRTGLIGGLAYCLLVLGPLVHGTLDYRRVDAGMFALATGFAIHQFFEGYTLFQLGHGSILAALAVGYVITSLAGEIRSTPSDADSAVGRSEGLSSLGFEYGTEARYGTEHRNDRP, encoded by the coding sequence ATGGATCGCCTCACAGACCTCCTGTTTGCGGCAACGTTCCTCCTCGCGGTACTCGCGAGCACGACCGAGCAGTTCCGGTCGGTCCATCTCGTTCTCATGTATCTCTTCCTCGTGGCGATCGCGTTCAACCAGTACGACGCGCGACGACACGGAGGGATCTCGCCGCTGTTTTCCCTGCAGGTCGCACTCACGTTCGCACTCGGAACCGTCCTGCTCGTGCTGGTCGTCGGCGGCCTCGGGTTCCGTCGGATCGAGCTTCTGGCCGTCCTGTTTCTCCTGTTCGTGTTTACCCTCGTCCGGGACGATCTCGGACGGTTTCTCCCCGTTGCCGCCCCGTATCTCGGGGTCGCCGTTGTCGTGACCGGGATCTTCTTCTCTCACGCCCAGGAGTTCGGTTCGGCCACCGGGCTCGGTCTCTTTCCGGTCTTCGCCGGTATCCTCCTCGCGTTCAACTGCTTCGTTCTCCCGCGGTACGTCTCGGCCGACGCGGTCTACTGGACGGTCGCGGGCGTCGCGGCCGGCGCGACGCTGCTTGCGCTCCCGGCGATCGTCTACGGCGATTTCAGCCTCTGGATCTTCGAGATTCGAACCTGGAGCGCCACCGTTTCGTTCGGCGGGTTCGGCGAGGTCCCGGTGCTTCGCTCGGTGTTCGCGAACCCGAACACGTTCGGGCTGCTCGCCTTCGCCGGTGTCTTCGCGAGCGCCGTCGCGTTCCACCGGACGATCAGCCGCTCGGACTATCCGCTGCTCGCCGCCGCTCCACTCGGATGGCTGGCGATCACCGCGGCGGGTCTCTACCTCTCGAACAGCCGCGCGAGCATGCTCGCGGCCGCCGTCGCGGTCGTGGTCTACGCTCTCGTCGCGACAGACAGGCGGCTTCTGCCGATCGCGGTCGTCGGGATCGCCGTCAGTGTCCCCGTCTTTCTCGTGTTGATCTACCACTCCGTCCTCCCGATCGACCCCGCGAACCGATTTACGCTCTGGCAAGCTGGAATCGAGGCGACCCGGTACGACTCGGGGCTGTTCGGCCAGGGGATCATCGGCACGGGGACCGCGATCGAGCCGTACACCGACGTCGGGGGCAGCGTCCACAACTCCTATCTCTCGATTTTCATCCGTACCGGACTGATCGGCGGGCTGGCGTACTGTCTGCTCGTTCTCGGGCCGCTCGTCCACGGCACGCTCGATTACCGGCGTGTGGACGCCGGGATGTTCGCGCTCGCGACGGGGTTTGCGATCCATCAGTTCTTCGAGGGCTACACCCTCTTTCAGCTCGGGCACGGCTCGATCCTCGCCGCGCTCGCCGTCGGCTACGTGATCACGAGCCTCGCAGGCGAGATCCGATCGACCCCGAGTGACGCCGACAGCGCGGTCGGCCGGAGTGAGGGACTCTCCTCTCTGGGGTTCGAGTACGGGACCGAAGCGCGGTACGGAACCGAACACCGCAACGACCGGCCCTGA